The following coding sequences lie in one Takifugu rubripes chromosome 8, fTakRub1.2, whole genome shotgun sequence genomic window:
- the pnpla4 gene encoding patatin-like phospholipase domain-containing protein 4 isoform X2, whose product MTVSNLSFAASGFLGIYHVGAAEAFLRHGDKLLVSLRACAGASAGAMVAAVMVTAPDKLQMTKQFVNELAESVRHRKLGMVVPGPNLMLTLRQLMEVVLPIDAHHLATDRLHVSITNLKSGKNHLVSRFTSRDELIMALLASSYVPVYAGLKPVEFIGEKWIDGGFTDSLPVLPVGRTITVSPFAGIQDVCPLHSGQFNTHLRLANMSMMLSVDNLKRLHQALFPPPPSVMRLLCEEGFRDTFCVT is encoded by the exons ATGACTGTCTCGAACCTGTCCTTTGCTGCCTCTGGTTTCCTGGGTATCTACCATGTCGGTGCTGCAGAGGCTTTCCTCCGCCACGGAGACAAGCTGCTGGTGTCCCTGAGGGCCTGTGCGGGGGCATCAGCGGGGGCCATGGTAGCTGCTGTGATGGTCACTGCTCCTGACAAATTACAG ATGACTAAACAGTTTGTCAATGAGCTGGCTGAGAGTGTGAGACATCGGAAGCTTGGAATGGTTGTACCTGGACCCAACTTGATGCTAACATTACG ACAGTTGATGGAAGTGGTTTTACCCATTGACGCTCACCATCTGGCTACTGACCGTCTCCATGTTTCCATAACGAATCTCAAAAGTGGGAAGAACCATTTGGTGTCCAGGTTCACCTCCAGGGATGAGCTCATAATG GCCCTGTTAGCTAGCAGCTATGTGCCTGTCTATGCTGGACTTAAACCGGTGGAATTCATAGGAGAG AAATGGATTGATGGGGGCTTCACTGACAGTCTTCCAGTTCTCCCAGTAGGCCGTACCATCACCGTCTCCCCCTTTGCTGGAATTCAGGATGTGTGTCCCCTCCACAGCGGCCAGttcaacacacacctcaggCTGGCTAACATGAGCATGATG CTCTCGGTGGACAATCTGAAACGCTTGCATCAAGCTCTGTTCCCACCACCCCCCAGCGTCATGCGGTTGTTATGTGAAGAAGGTTTCAGGGACACG TTTTGTGTTACCTGA
- the sts gene encoding steryl-sulfatase isoform X3, which translates to MKPRWPPSLLLLGFLELVSLQKTRRANFVLMMVDDLGIGDLGCYGNTTLKTPNIDQLAQEGVKLTHHIAAGALCTPSRAAFLTGRYPVRSGMAGNLRLGVFIFNAASGGLPSQEVTFAKIAQQQGYETALIGKWHLGLNCESRDDHCHHPNAHGFNYFFGIPLTNLRDCQPGHGTVFQIHKYLPYRTLGTVLASTVLLYFSGLISISRKRTFCLLAAAVLVVSFIVGFIMIIPLFNCVLMKDHSIVEQPFVSENLTQRMTREAVDFIERNSARPFLLFFSFLQVHTAMFASAAFRATSQHGIYGDAVHEVDWSVGQIMQALDKFNLKDDTLVYLTSDQGGHVEEISATGVVQGGWNGIYKAGKATNWEGGIRVPGILRWPGKIPGGRKIDEPTSNMDLFPTVVQLSGASVPLDREIDGHDLMDLLQGRVERSNHEFLFHYCNSYMNAVRWRPQNSKTEQSQ; encoded by the exons ATGAAGCCACGGTGGCCACCTTCTCTTCTGCTCCTGGGGTTCTTAGAGCTGGTGTCTCTACAGAAAACCCGGAGAGCAAACTTTGTCCTGATGATGGTGGATGACCTTGGAATTGGGGACCTGGGCTGCTACGGCAACACAACACTTAA GACTCCCAACATTGACCAATTGGCGCAGGAAGGGGTGAAGCTTACTCACCACATTGCAGCGGGGGCTCTATGTACTCCCAGCAGGGCAGCGTTTCTCACGGGGCGCTACCCTGTACGATCAG GTATGGCTGGAAATTTGAGATTaggtgtttttatatttaatgcgGCATCTGGAGGTCTTCCCAGCCAAGAGGTTACCTTTGCTAAGATTGCCCAGCAACAAGGCTACGAGACAGCTCTTATAG GGAAATGGCACCTTGGACTcaactgtgagagcagagatgaTCACTGCCACCACCCCAATGCTCACGGCTTTAACTATTTTTTTGGGATCCCGTTGACCAACCTCCGGGACTGCCAGCCAGGACATGGTACGGTCTTTCAGATCCATAAGTACCTACCGTACAGGACGCTAGGCACCGTGTTGGCTTCTACAGTCTTACTGTACTTCAGTGGACTCATCAGTATCAGCAGAAAAAGGACCTTTTGCCTTCTGGCTGCAGCGGTTTTGGTCGTGAGTTTCATAGTAGGATTCATCATGATTATCCCGTTATTCAACTGTGTTCTCATGAAGGACCACAGCATTGTGGAGCAGCCGTTTGTATCAGAAAATCTGACCCAAAGGATGACGCGTGAGGCCGTGGACTTCATAGAAAG gaactCTGCAAGgcctttccttcttttcttctccttcctccaaGTCCACACAGCCATGTTTGCTTCAGCAGCATTCAGAGCAACAAGCCAACATGGCATTTACGGCGATGCTGTGCATGAAGTGGACTGGAGTGTAG GTCAGATCATGCAGGCTCTAGACAAATTCAATCTGAAAGACGATACCCTGGTTTATCTGACCTCAGACCAGGGAGGTCATGTGGAGGAAATCTCAGCCACTGGGGTGGTCCAGGGAGGATGGAATGGCATATATAAAG CAGGGAAGGCCACCAACTGGGAGGGAGGGATCCGGGTCCCTGGAATCCTGCGCTGGCCAGGGAAGATTCCAGGCGGCAGGAAGATAGATGAGCCCACCAGTAACATGGACCTCTTTCCTACGGTGGTGCAGCTGAGCGGAGCTTCCGTCCCGCTGGACCG GGAGATAGACGGCCATGACCTCATGGATTTGCTCCAGGGCAGAGTTGAACGGTCCAACCACGAATTTCTCTTCCATTACTGCAACAGCTACATGAACGCAGTCAGATGGCGCCCCCAAAACAGTAAGACTGAACAATCACA GTAG
- the sts gene encoding steryl-sulfatase isoform X1, protein MKPRWPPSLLLLGFLELVSLQKTRRANFVLMMVDDLGIGDLGCYGNTTLKTPNIDQLAQEGVKLTHHIAAGALCTPSRAAFLTGRYPVRSGMAGNLRLGVFIFNAASGGLPSQEVTFAKIAQQQGYETALIGKWHLGLNCESRDDHCHHPNAHGFNYFFGIPLTNLRDCQPGHGTVFQIHKYLPYRTLGTVLASTVLLYFSGLISISRKRTFCLLAAAVLVVSFIVGFIMIIPLFNCVLMKDHSIVEQPFVSENLTQRMTREAVDFIERNSARPFLLFFSFLQVHTAMFASAAFRATSQHGIYGDAVHEVDWSVGQIMQALDKFNLKDDTLVYLTSDQGGHVEEISATGVVQGGWNGIYKAGKATNWEGGIRVPGILRWPGKIPGGRKIDEPTSNMDLFPTVVQLSGASVPLDREIDGHDLMDLLQGRVERSNHEFLFHYCNSYMNAVRWRPQNSSSVWKAFYFTPNFYPENETACFHTHVCFCTPEHVTYHSPPLLFDLSRDPSETTPLTPDTEPAFHAVLSAMEEAVEAHKRTVRPVESQLSLGNVVWKPWLQPCRSSFSQLCQ, encoded by the exons ATGAAGCCACGGTGGCCACCTTCTCTTCTGCTCCTGGGGTTCTTAGAGCTGGTGTCTCTACAGAAAACCCGGAGAGCAAACTTTGTCCTGATGATGGTGGATGACCTTGGAATTGGGGACCTGGGCTGCTACGGCAACACAACACTTAA GACTCCCAACATTGACCAATTGGCGCAGGAAGGGGTGAAGCTTACTCACCACATTGCAGCGGGGGCTCTATGTACTCCCAGCAGGGCAGCGTTTCTCACGGGGCGCTACCCTGTACGATCAG GTATGGCTGGAAATTTGAGATTaggtgtttttatatttaatgcgGCATCTGGAGGTCTTCCCAGCCAAGAGGTTACCTTTGCTAAGATTGCCCAGCAACAAGGCTACGAGACAGCTCTTATAG GGAAATGGCACCTTGGACTcaactgtgagagcagagatgaTCACTGCCACCACCCCAATGCTCACGGCTTTAACTATTTTTTTGGGATCCCGTTGACCAACCTCCGGGACTGCCAGCCAGGACATGGTACGGTCTTTCAGATCCATAAGTACCTACCGTACAGGACGCTAGGCACCGTGTTGGCTTCTACAGTCTTACTGTACTTCAGTGGACTCATCAGTATCAGCAGAAAAAGGACCTTTTGCCTTCTGGCTGCAGCGGTTTTGGTCGTGAGTTTCATAGTAGGATTCATCATGATTATCCCGTTATTCAACTGTGTTCTCATGAAGGACCACAGCATTGTGGAGCAGCCGTTTGTATCAGAAAATCTGACCCAAAGGATGACGCGTGAGGCCGTGGACTTCATAGAAAG gaactCTGCAAGgcctttccttcttttcttctccttcctccaaGTCCACACAGCCATGTTTGCTTCAGCAGCATTCAGAGCAACAAGCCAACATGGCATTTACGGCGATGCTGTGCATGAAGTGGACTGGAGTGTAG GTCAGATCATGCAGGCTCTAGACAAATTCAATCTGAAAGACGATACCCTGGTTTATCTGACCTCAGACCAGGGAGGTCATGTGGAGGAAATCTCAGCCACTGGGGTGGTCCAGGGAGGATGGAATGGCATATATAAAG CAGGGAAGGCCACCAACTGGGAGGGAGGGATCCGGGTCCCTGGAATCCTGCGCTGGCCAGGGAAGATTCCAGGCGGCAGGAAGATAGATGAGCCCACCAGTAACATGGACCTCTTTCCTACGGTGGTGCAGCTGAGCGGAGCTTCCGTCCCGCTGGACCG GGAGATAGACGGCCATGACCTCATGGATTTGCTCCAGGGCAGAGTTGAACGGTCCAACCACGAATTTCTCTTCCATTACTGCAACAGCTACATGAACGCAGTCAGATGGCGCCCCCAAAACA GTAGCTCAGTGTGGAAAGCCTTTTACTTCACACCAAACTTCTACCCGGAGAACGAGACGGCTTGTTTCCACACGCACGTCTGCTTCTGCACACCGGAGCACGTGACCTACCACAGTCCTCCCCTGCTCTTCGACCTATCGCGGGACCCGTCGGAAACGACGCCGCTGACTCCTGACACGGAGCCGGCCTTTCACGCCGTCCTGAGCGCAATGGAGGAGGCTGTGGAGGCACACAAGAGGACTGTGAGGCCTGTGGAAAGCCAGCTGTCACTGGGGAACGTGGTATGGAAGCCGTGGCTGCAGCCGTGCCGCTCCAGCTTCAGTCAGCTCTGTCAGTAG
- the sts gene encoding steryl-sulfatase isoform X2 gives MYSQQGSVSHGALPCMAGNLRLGVFIFNAASGGLPSQEVTFAKIAQQQGYETALIGKWHLGLNCESRDDHCHHPNAHGFNYFFGIPLTNLRDCQPGHGTVFQIHKYLPYRTLGTVLASTVLLYFSGLISISRKRTFCLLAAAVLVVSFIVGFIMIIPLFNCVLMKDHSIVEQPFVSENLTQRMTREAVDFIERNSARPFLLFFSFLQVHTAMFASAAFRATSQHGIYGDAVHEVDWSVGQIMQALDKFNLKDDTLVYLTSDQGGHVEEISATGVVQGGWNGIYKAGKATNWEGGIRVPGILRWPGKIPGGRKIDEPTSNMDLFPTVVQLSGASVPLDREIDGHDLMDLLQGRVERSNHEFLFHYCNSYMNAVRWRPQNSSSVWKAFYFTPNFYPENETACFHTHVCFCTPEHVTYHSPPLLFDLSRDPSETTPLTPDTEPAFHAVLSAMEEAVEAHKRTVRPVESQLSLGNVVWKPWLQPCRSSFSQLCQ, from the exons ATGTACTCCCAGCAGGGCAGCGTTTCTCACGGGGCGCTACCCT GTATGGCTGGAAATTTGAGATTaggtgtttttatatttaatgcgGCATCTGGAGGTCTTCCCAGCCAAGAGGTTACCTTTGCTAAGATTGCCCAGCAACAAGGCTACGAGACAGCTCTTATAG GGAAATGGCACCTTGGACTcaactgtgagagcagagatgaTCACTGCCACCACCCCAATGCTCACGGCTTTAACTATTTTTTTGGGATCCCGTTGACCAACCTCCGGGACTGCCAGCCAGGACATGGTACGGTCTTTCAGATCCATAAGTACCTACCGTACAGGACGCTAGGCACCGTGTTGGCTTCTACAGTCTTACTGTACTTCAGTGGACTCATCAGTATCAGCAGAAAAAGGACCTTTTGCCTTCTGGCTGCAGCGGTTTTGGTCGTGAGTTTCATAGTAGGATTCATCATGATTATCCCGTTATTCAACTGTGTTCTCATGAAGGACCACAGCATTGTGGAGCAGCCGTTTGTATCAGAAAATCTGACCCAAAGGATGACGCGTGAGGCCGTGGACTTCATAGAAAG gaactCTGCAAGgcctttccttcttttcttctccttcctccaaGTCCACACAGCCATGTTTGCTTCAGCAGCATTCAGAGCAACAAGCCAACATGGCATTTACGGCGATGCTGTGCATGAAGTGGACTGGAGTGTAG GTCAGATCATGCAGGCTCTAGACAAATTCAATCTGAAAGACGATACCCTGGTTTATCTGACCTCAGACCAGGGAGGTCATGTGGAGGAAATCTCAGCCACTGGGGTGGTCCAGGGAGGATGGAATGGCATATATAAAG CAGGGAAGGCCACCAACTGGGAGGGAGGGATCCGGGTCCCTGGAATCCTGCGCTGGCCAGGGAAGATTCCAGGCGGCAGGAAGATAGATGAGCCCACCAGTAACATGGACCTCTTTCCTACGGTGGTGCAGCTGAGCGGAGCTTCCGTCCCGCTGGACCG GGAGATAGACGGCCATGACCTCATGGATTTGCTCCAGGGCAGAGTTGAACGGTCCAACCACGAATTTCTCTTCCATTACTGCAACAGCTACATGAACGCAGTCAGATGGCGCCCCCAAAACA GTAGCTCAGTGTGGAAAGCCTTTTACTTCACACCAAACTTCTACCCGGAGAACGAGACGGCTTGTTTCCACACGCACGTCTGCTTCTGCACACCGGAGCACGTGACCTACCACAGTCCTCCCCTGCTCTTCGACCTATCGCGGGACCCGTCGGAAACGACGCCGCTGACTCCTGACACGGAGCCGGCCTTTCACGCCGTCCTGAGCGCAATGGAGGAGGCTGTGGAGGCACACAAGAGGACTGTGAGGCCTGTGGAAAGCCAGCTGTCACTGGGGAACGTGGTATGGAAGCCGTGGCTGCAGCCGTGCCGCTCCAGCTTCAGTCAGCTCTGTCAGTAG
- the pnpla4 gene encoding patatin-like phospholipase domain-containing protein 4 isoform X1: protein MTVSNLSFAASGFLGIYHVGAAEAFLRHGDKLLVSLRACAGASAGAMVAAVMVTAPDKLQMTKQFVNELAESVRHRKLGMVVPGPNLMLTLRQLMEVVLPIDAHHLATDRLHVSITNLKSGKNHLVSRFTSRDELIMALLASSYVPVYAGLKPVEFIGEKWIDGGFTDSLPVLPVGRTITVSPFAGIQDVCPLHSGQFNTHLRLANMSMMLSVDNLKRLHQALFPPPPSVMRLLCEEGFRDTVRFLKREAWMS from the exons ATGACTGTCTCGAACCTGTCCTTTGCTGCCTCTGGTTTCCTGGGTATCTACCATGTCGGTGCTGCAGAGGCTTTCCTCCGCCACGGAGACAAGCTGCTGGTGTCCCTGAGGGCCTGTGCGGGGGCATCAGCGGGGGCCATGGTAGCTGCTGTGATGGTCACTGCTCCTGACAAATTACAG ATGACTAAACAGTTTGTCAATGAGCTGGCTGAGAGTGTGAGACATCGGAAGCTTGGAATGGTTGTACCTGGACCCAACTTGATGCTAACATTACG ACAGTTGATGGAAGTGGTTTTACCCATTGACGCTCACCATCTGGCTACTGACCGTCTCCATGTTTCCATAACGAATCTCAAAAGTGGGAAGAACCATTTGGTGTCCAGGTTCACCTCCAGGGATGAGCTCATAATG GCCCTGTTAGCTAGCAGCTATGTGCCTGTCTATGCTGGACTTAAACCGGTGGAATTCATAGGAGAG AAATGGATTGATGGGGGCTTCACTGACAGTCTTCCAGTTCTCCCAGTAGGCCGTACCATCACCGTCTCCCCCTTTGCTGGAATTCAGGATGTGTGTCCCCTCCACAGCGGCCAGttcaacacacacctcaggCTGGCTAACATGAGCATGATG CTCTCGGTGGACAATCTGAAACGCTTGCATCAAGCTCTGTTCCCACCACCCCCCAGCGTCATGCGGTTGTTATGTGAAGAAGGTTTCAGGGACACGGTGAGGTTCCTGAAGAGAGAGGCTTGGATGAGCTGA